In one Natronosalvus amylolyticus genomic region, the following are encoded:
- a CDS encoding helix-turn-helix transcriptional regulator yields MVFNSLRDRLSSLWGTDTAEDEHAGESRAPTGHADGSRSSREDETLSYADQVEYGVDEREISDEDQILRLLVKRGGRVDETTILEETGWTEEHLSSVVSEMEDDNQVSAITVGRKHVICRRGFEPKGYRGHLNE; encoded by the coding sequence ATGGTATTCAATTCACTCCGAGACCGCCTCTCATCCCTCTGGGGAACGGACACCGCCGAAGACGAGCACGCTGGAGAATCGCGCGCGCCAACCGGGCACGCTGACGGGTCCCGTTCGAGTCGCGAAGACGAAACCCTCAGTTACGCCGACCAGGTCGAGTACGGCGTCGACGAGCGCGAGATTTCCGACGAAGACCAGATTCTCCGGCTACTGGTCAAACGGGGCGGCCGCGTCGACGAAACGACGATTCTCGAGGAAACCGGCTGGACGGAAGAGCATCTCTCGAGCGTCGTTTCCGAGATGGAAGACGACAACCAGGTCAGTGCGATTACCGTCGGCCGCAAACACGTGATCTGTCGACGAGGCTTCGAGCCGAAAGGGTACCGGGGCCATCTCAACGAGTAG
- a CDS encoding SelT/SelW/SelH family protein, with protein MTTLHIEYCHPCGYLKRAVAVQEAVLRQFGTELESATLTVGDHGVFAVRVDGQPVFDIADDEFDVDDIVRRVRKQL; from the coding sequence ATGACGACACTCCATATCGAATACTGCCATCCCTGTGGCTACCTCAAGCGAGCAGTTGCCGTCCAGGAAGCCGTCCTCAGACAGTTCGGGACGGAACTCGAGTCGGCTACGCTCACCGTTGGCGATCACGGTGTCTTCGCCGTTCGCGTCGACGGTCAGCCCGTGTTCGACATCGCCGACGACGAGTTCGATGTCGACGACATCGTTCGCCGTGTTCGAAAGCAACTGTAG
- the surE gene encoding 5'/3'-nucleotidase SurE has product MSLEILLTNDDGIDSPGIRALYQGLSELGNVTVVAPATDQSAIGRALSYEVDVTEHELGYAVHGTPADCVVAGLSELCPSDCPDIVVSGCNKGANLGEYVLGRSGTVSAAVEAAFHEIPAIATSMYVPVDDTPFHEVQTTPEDYAHAIDATKYLVDRALRSDLFDRAAYLNVNAPFANDSIEIAPLEFTRPSSRYAMDASRDGQSIVLHDNLWKEMDPKTLPDPDGTDRRAVAEGRVSVSPLNAPQNVVDTDVLSDLIDDFGSSDEANARLIQPED; this is encoded by the coding sequence ATGAGCCTCGAGATCCTCCTCACGAACGACGACGGGATCGACAGCCCCGGCATTCGCGCCCTGTACCAGGGGCTGTCGGAGCTGGGCAACGTCACCGTCGTCGCCCCGGCCACCGACCAGAGCGCTATCGGCCGGGCACTCTCATACGAAGTCGACGTCACCGAACACGAACTCGGCTACGCCGTCCACGGGACCCCCGCCGACTGTGTCGTCGCCGGCCTCTCCGAACTCTGTCCCAGCGACTGCCCGGATATCGTCGTCTCCGGTTGTAACAAAGGTGCCAACCTCGGTGAGTACGTTCTCGGCCGCTCTGGCACCGTTAGCGCCGCCGTCGAGGCCGCGTTTCACGAGATTCCCGCCATCGCGACATCGATGTACGTCCCCGTGGACGACACTCCGTTCCACGAAGTCCAGACGACCCCTGAGGACTACGCCCACGCAATAGACGCGACGAAATACCTCGTCGATCGCGCTCTCAGGAGTGATCTCTTCGACCGCGCCGCCTACCTGAACGTCAACGCCCCCTTTGCGAACGATTCGATCGAGATCGCCCCACTCGAGTTCACCCGGCCTTCCAGCCGGTACGCGATGGATGCCAGCCGTGACGGCCAGTCCATCGTCCTCCACGACAACCTCTGGAAGGAGATGGACCCCAAAACGCTTCCCGACCCCGACGGGACCGACCGCCGCGCAGTCGCCGAAGGGCGCGTCAGCGTTTCGCCCCTGAATGCCCCACAGAACGTCGTCGACACCGACGTCCTCTCGGACCTCATCGACGACTTCGGCTCGAGTGACGAGGCGAACGCCCGGCTGATTCAGCCCGAGGACTGA
- a CDS encoding methyltransferase domain-containing protein, translating into MTSQREAVRSNAKYLHNVRPIDPEEICTYIEGEPHPAVVRQLLREEALDLGLIERDDGTFVPASEKPIPPRSPGIGDRKAVERLPDRYSNRLENLLVERYGVNWHEGPSGDLLRSTIRRFKAQYLERQAVTYDDDVAAGYALYHLPGYYAAIQYALDDLLERGLLDRQLRVLDIGAGTGGPALGLCDVLPADGLLEYHAVEPGAGADILEGFLEETGRNVHPTIHQEPIESFEPPIDERGFDLILVCNVLSELENPERTLRRALGWLEPDGSLLAMAPADKNASIELRELERTVEGDQIKPVFGGESHDNGTRPVTVYGPTVRLWPGESPSDRGWSFDVKPDLEVPPFQRRLQDGAGTSTDVDETDSDAGGMGDDQDTNTARTDEFINVDVQFSHTIFRLDGQRRHQGTLEGSARAKMADMGRHVTNRIDLTAAKLSHSLAEDGDAGPRGRTPNPLFKISDGSESVDHYAVLTRETSLNRGLLEADYGELLAFENVLVLWNDDEGAYNLVVDEETVVDRVG; encoded by the coding sequence GTGACTAGCCAGCGCGAAGCGGTTCGCTCGAACGCGAAATACTTGCACAACGTGCGCCCCATCGACCCCGAAGAAATCTGCACCTACATCGAGGGGGAGCCACACCCTGCTGTGGTCCGCCAACTGCTGCGCGAGGAAGCCCTCGATCTGGGGCTGATCGAACGCGATGACGGGACCTTTGTCCCAGCGAGCGAGAAGCCCATACCGCCGCGCTCACCAGGGATAGGCGACCGGAAAGCCGTCGAGCGATTACCGGACCGATACAGTAACCGACTCGAGAACCTGCTCGTCGAACGCTACGGCGTCAACTGGCACGAGGGGCCGTCCGGTGACCTGCTCCGATCGACGATTCGACGATTCAAGGCCCAGTATCTCGAGCGTCAGGCGGTCACCTACGACGACGACGTCGCTGCCGGCTACGCGCTGTATCACCTTCCCGGATACTACGCTGCAATACAGTACGCCCTCGACGACCTGCTCGAGCGGGGACTGCTCGACAGACAGCTTCGCGTCCTCGATATCGGTGCCGGAACCGGCGGCCCCGCGCTCGGCCTCTGTGACGTGCTCCCCGCAGACGGATTGCTCGAGTACCACGCCGTCGAACCCGGCGCTGGAGCAGACATCCTCGAAGGGTTCCTCGAAGAAACTGGACGAAACGTCCATCCGACGATACACCAAGAGCCCATCGAATCGTTCGAGCCACCTATCGACGAGCGAGGATTCGACCTGATCCTCGTCTGTAACGTCCTTAGCGAACTCGAGAACCCAGAACGGACGCTTCGTCGCGCCCTCGGATGGCTCGAGCCGGACGGCAGCCTCCTCGCGATGGCTCCGGCCGACAAAAACGCCAGCATCGAGTTACGAGAACTCGAGCGTACGGTCGAAGGGGACCAGATTAAGCCGGTTTTCGGCGGCGAAAGCCACGATAATGGCACCCGCCCTGTCACCGTCTACGGGCCGACTGTCAGACTCTGGCCCGGCGAGTCGCCGAGCGACCGCGGCTGGAGTTTCGACGTCAAACCGGACCTCGAGGTACCCCCTTTCCAGCGGCGACTGCAAGACGGCGCAGGAACGTCGACCGACGTCGACGAGACTGATAGCGACGCCGGAGGTATGGGAGACGACCAGGACACCAACACGGCTCGGACGGACGAGTTCATCAACGTCGACGTCCAGTTTTCACACACCATATTCCGGCTCGACGGCCAACGCCGTCACCAGGGGACCCTCGAAGGCTCCGCTCGAGCGAAGATGGCCGACATGGGCCGTCACGTCACGAACCGGATCGACCTGACAGCAGCCAAACTCAGCCACTCGCTGGCCGAAGACGGCGACGCGGGTCCGCGAGGAAGGACCCCCAATCCGCTGTTCAAGATCAGCGACGGCAGCGAGTCGGTCGACCACTACGCCGTCCTCACTCGAGAAACCTCGCTCAATCGCGGCTTGCTCGAGGCTGACTACGGCGAGTTACTGGCCTTCGAAAACGTTCTCGTCCTCTGGAACGACGACGAGGGCGCGTACAATCTCGTCGTCGACGAGGAAACCGTCGTCGACCGAGTTGGATAG
- a CDS encoding Gfo/Idh/MocA family oxidoreductase, which translates to MEVLIVGAGAMGTWFGKTIADAKSLEASVTFVDVDRSQAERAAASIEGADVESPDSDARYDLVCIAVPLEYAGDTIRAYGDRAEHALVDVAGVMEGPLEAMVTVAPDAERVSLHPLFAPERAPGSIAVVCAASGPYSDSLLAGLEDAGNRLVETTADEHDRAMESVQSAAHAAVLAFALAADPVPEGFETPIYDELRTLVEYVTGGTPRVYADIQHTFEGAHDVAEAAQAIAEADSKGFEALHERAARKWAKADEAAPSTSPGDSNADARGDQE; encoded by the coding sequence ATGGAGGTTCTGATCGTCGGCGCTGGCGCGATGGGGACGTGGTTTGGGAAGACGATAGCCGACGCGAAATCGCTCGAGGCGTCGGTGACGTTCGTCGACGTCGACCGATCACAGGCCGAACGCGCCGCAGCGTCTATCGAGGGAGCTGACGTCGAGTCGCCGGACTCTGACGCCCGATACGACCTCGTCTGTATCGCCGTCCCACTCGAGTACGCCGGGGACACGATCAGGGCGTATGGCGACCGCGCCGAGCACGCACTCGTCGACGTCGCCGGCGTCATGGAAGGCCCGCTCGAGGCAATGGTGACGGTCGCGCCGGACGCTGAACGAGTCAGTCTGCACCCGCTGTTTGCCCCCGAGCGCGCACCCGGTTCGATTGCCGTCGTCTGTGCAGCCTCCGGCCCATACAGCGATTCGCTGCTAGCGGGCCTCGAGGACGCCGGAAACCGACTCGTCGAGACGACGGCCGACGAACACGACCGGGCGATGGAATCGGTACAGTCCGCTGCTCACGCCGCTGTCCTCGCGTTTGCTCTCGCAGCCGACCCGGTCCCGGAGGGGTTCGAAACGCCGATTTACGACGAGTTACGGACGCTCGTCGAGTACGTCACTGGCGGGACGCCGCGCGTGTACGCCGACATTCAGCATACGTTCGAGGGAGCCCACGACGTCGCCGAGGCCGCACAGGCGATTGCCGAAGCGGACTCGAAAGGGTTCGAAGCACTCCACGAACGAGCAGCACGCAAATGGGCGAAAGCGGACGAAGCCGCCCCATCCACGTCGCCAGGGGACTCGAACGCGGACGCTCGAGGTGATCAGGAGTGA
- a CDS encoding M24 family metallopeptidase, protein MDIDLSPLADYLAEHDLDGYLIDDDSSDADQRYVSRFSAPDAYQTLVTPDGAVHLLVSGLEYGRAVKEAGADTVTRTADYDAQALAAEHGRYEGGLRVTSRFLADHGVESIAVPRNFPAGTADGLREHGLDVTVESEGIVSDIRAVKHDEEVEHIHRAQQANQQAMAVAETMIATAEIDADGTLVYGGEPLTSERVTQEIEITLLRHGCSLDETIVACGEHGADPHDRGSGPLEANELIVIDIFPQDKETKYNGDMTRTFCRGEPSDEMVRRYECTYEAFEAALDAVEAGVTGKAVHDAVCDVYEDAGYATLRSDPTTDTGFIHSTGHGIGLDVHEAPSVSPVGEELEAGHVITIEPGLYDPPVGGVRIEDLVVVTEDGYDNLTDYPIALEPSARVEDE, encoded by the coding sequence ATGGACATCGATCTATCACCACTGGCCGACTACCTCGCGGAGCACGATCTGGATGGCTATCTTATCGACGACGATTCGAGCGACGCCGACCAGCGATACGTTTCGCGGTTTTCGGCACCGGATGCCTACCAGACACTCGTGACGCCTGACGGCGCGGTCCATCTCCTCGTCTCGGGCCTCGAGTATGGCCGTGCGGTCAAAGAAGCGGGCGCGGACACCGTGACCCGAACTGCCGACTACGACGCACAGGCGCTGGCAGCCGAACACGGCCGGTACGAGGGTGGCCTCCGCGTCACGAGCCGATTCCTCGCCGACCACGGCGTCGAATCGATCGCCGTCCCGCGAAATTTTCCGGCGGGCACCGCAGACGGGTTGCGCGAACACGGCCTCGACGTGACGGTCGAAAGCGAGGGGATCGTCAGCGACATTCGCGCGGTCAAACACGACGAAGAGGTCGAACACATTCACCGGGCCCAGCAGGCGAATCAGCAGGCGATGGCCGTCGCGGAGACCATGATCGCAACCGCCGAAATCGACGCCGATGGCACGCTCGTCTACGGGGGCGAGCCACTGACCAGCGAGCGCGTCACCCAGGAGATCGAGATCACACTGCTCAGACACGGCTGTTCGCTCGACGAAACCATCGTCGCCTGTGGCGAACACGGCGCGGATCCGCACGACCGTGGCAGCGGCCCGCTCGAGGCGAACGAACTGATCGTTATCGACATCTTCCCACAGGATAAAGAAACGAAGTACAACGGCGATATGACCCGGACGTTCTGCCGTGGGGAGCCAAGTGACGAAATGGTTCGTCGATACGAGTGCACGTACGAGGCGTTCGAAGCCGCCCTCGACGCCGTCGAAGCCGGGGTAACCGGAAAGGCGGTCCACGACGCCGTCTGTGACGTGTACGAAGACGCCGGCTACGCGACCCTCCGGAGTGACCCCACGACGGATACCGGGTTCATCCACAGTACCGGCCACGGTATCGGACTGGACGTCCACGAAGCGCCGAGCGTGTCACCAGTCGGCGAGGAACTCGAGGCCGGACACGTCATTACCATCGAACCCGGCCTCTACGACCCCCCCGTTGGCGGCGTTCGAATCGAGGACCTGGTGGTCGTCACCGAAGACGGCTACGACAATCTGACCGACTATCCGATCGCCCTCGAGCCGAGCGCTCGCGTCGAAGACGAGTAA
- a CDS encoding SPFH domain-containing protein, whose protein sequence is MNSLLQSPLQVFDVALAVGLLVVIVAGVTVWQMVTFIDAYDRGALTVFGEYRKLLEPGLNIVPPFVSRVHRFDMRTQTLDVPRQEAITRDNSPVTADAVVYIRVMDAKRAFLEVDNYRNAVSNLAQTTLRAVLGDMELDDTLSRREQINARIRAELDEPTDEWGIRIEAVEVREVTPSREVKAAMEQQTSAERKRRAMILEAQGERRSAVERAEGDKQSNIIRAQGEKQSQILEAQGDSISTVLRARAAESMGERAIIDQGMQTLSEIGQSESTTFVLPQELSSMIGRYGKHLSGSDVREGVDPLESLEFDDETRTLLGMDDISEILGEIDEEAKVDLEAMEQQAKAIQQGNEISVNVEPDESQTNE, encoded by the coding sequence ATGAACAGCCTCCTGCAATCACCCTTGCAAGTTTTCGACGTGGCACTCGCCGTCGGCCTTCTCGTCGTGATCGTCGCCGGCGTCACCGTCTGGCAGATGGTGACGTTCATCGACGCCTATGACAGGGGTGCGCTCACCGTCTTCGGAGAGTACCGAAAGCTGCTCGAACCGGGACTGAACATCGTCCCGCCGTTCGTTTCGCGGGTCCACCGGTTCGATATGCGTACCCAGACGCTCGACGTCCCTCGACAGGAAGCGATTACGCGCGACAACTCGCCGGTGACCGCCGACGCCGTCGTCTACATCAGGGTCATGGACGCCAAACGCGCGTTTCTCGAGGTCGATAACTACCGGAACGCCGTCTCGAACCTCGCCCAGACGACCCTCCGTGCCGTCCTGGGTGACATGGAACTCGACGATACGCTCAGCCGACGCGAGCAGATCAATGCCCGAATTCGGGCGGAACTCGACGAACCAACCGACGAGTGGGGAATTCGAATTGAAGCCGTCGAGGTACGAGAGGTTACACCGTCTCGTGAGGTGAAAGCTGCGATGGAGCAACAGACCTCCGCCGAGCGAAAACGCCGTGCCATGATTCTCGAGGCACAGGGTGAACGCCGCAGTGCCGTCGAGCGGGCGGAGGGTGACAAACAATCGAACATCATCCGCGCGCAGGGTGAAAAACAGAGCCAGATCCTGGAGGCCCAGGGCGACTCCATCTCGACGGTTCTGCGCGCCCGCGCGGCAGAATCGATGGGTGAGCGAGCCATCATCGATCAGGGCATGCAGACGCTATCCGAGATTGGTCAGAGTGAATCGACCACGTTCGTCCTGCCACAGGAGCTGTCCTCGATGATCGGGCGCTACGGCAAACACCTCTCGGGGAGCGACGTGAGAGAGGGTGTCGACCCACTCGAGAGCCTCGAGTTCGACGACGAAACGCGCACGCTGCTCGGAATGGACGACATCAGCGAGATCCTCGGCGAAATCGACGAGGAAGCGAAAGTCGACCTCGAGGCGATGGAACAACAGGCAAAAGCGATTCAGCAGGGGAACGAGATTTCGGTGAACGTCGAACCCGACGAGTCCCAGACGAATGAGTAG
- the pdhA gene encoding pyruvate dehydrogenase (acetyl-transferring) E1 component subunit alpha, which translates to MTNMASQAEDLVRVLPETATTRDESPSVCSEETLLELYETQVLARIFDEKAISLHRQGRIGTYAPMQGQEAAQIGAAMALRDDDYCFPTYRDHAMYLTRGLPLAEVIRHLMGRGNYVDRQDGDDLRTFPITIPIATQLPHAVGIGMAANYKGDDVVAMASLGDGATSEGDFHEALNFAGVFNAPTVFFCQNNGYAISVPRERQTASATIAQKANAYGIEGVRVDGNDVIAVYDVVQEALERARNGGGATLIEAVTYRRGPHTTTDDPSVYRDEDEGDDWEDPLERTRAYLESTVGWTDEDEQAVRDRARERVQAAVQTAETETDPEPESMFDHVYANEHPRHRRQREQLPKNPHGNH; encoded by the coding sequence GTGACCAATATGGCAAGTCAAGCCGAAGACCTCGTGCGGGTGCTGCCGGAGACTGCGACTACCCGGGACGAAAGTCCATCAGTGTGCTCGGAGGAGACACTCCTCGAGTTGTACGAGACACAGGTACTCGCCCGGATATTCGACGAGAAGGCAATCTCACTTCACCGACAAGGTCGGATTGGGACCTACGCACCGATGCAAGGGCAGGAAGCCGCCCAGATCGGGGCCGCGATGGCGCTTCGAGACGACGACTACTGCTTCCCGACCTACCGCGACCACGCAATGTACCTGACGCGTGGCTTGCCGCTGGCCGAGGTAATCCGTCATCTGATGGGCCGTGGCAACTACGTCGACAGACAGGACGGAGACGACTTGCGGACGTTCCCCATCACGATTCCCATCGCCACCCAGCTGCCACACGCCGTCGGCATCGGCATGGCAGCAAATTACAAAGGCGACGACGTCGTCGCGATGGCGTCATTGGGGGACGGTGCAACCTCCGAAGGCGACTTCCACGAAGCGTTGAACTTCGCGGGCGTCTTCAACGCACCCACCGTGTTCTTCTGTCAGAACAATGGCTACGCCATCTCGGTGCCCCGAGAACGCCAGACAGCGAGTGCCACTATCGCCCAGAAGGCGAACGCCTACGGCATCGAGGGCGTGCGCGTCGACGGCAACGACGTCATCGCCGTTTACGATGTGGTCCAGGAGGCACTCGAACGTGCACGCAATGGCGGTGGTGCGACGCTGATCGAAGCCGTCACGTACCGGCGTGGCCCACACACGACGACCGACGACCCCTCGGTCTACCGCGACGAGGACGAGGGTGACGACTGGGAAGACCCACTCGAGCGAACCCGAGCCTACCTCGAGTCGACGGTCGGCTGGACCGACGAGGACGAGCAAGCCGTCCGCGATCGCGCTCGCGAGCGGGTGCAGGCTGCCGTCCAGACGGCCGAAACCGAAACCGATCCCGAACCCGAGTCGATGTTCGATCACGTCTACGCGAACGAGCATCCACGACATCGCAGACAGCGAGAGCAGTTACCGAAAAATCCTCACGGGAACCACTGA
- a CDS encoding M28 family peptidase, translating to MADWIGTLFTSDRGWNHLETLVDIGNRMAGSPGEREAAERTRDALEAAGARNARLEEFDIQGWERGSSAVEADGLELDSIALPRSPADSVTAPLVDLGYGLPEQFEGADLEGAVVMVRSDIPSYYDRYVHRREKYYHAVENGAVGFVYRNHVEGCLPPTGSVGTPENPIGEIPAVGVSKEVGSALARRFEDEPVCISVEATIEPAQSQNVHAELGPETDERVLVTSHVDAHDIAEGAMDNGAGTAMVVELAGALAEREADLETRVEFVAYGAEEVGLVGSDYHADTASHDEIKAIVNNDGVVRGRTLEMTTHGFDALEEAAEDTADRFGHPIETIPRLGPHSDHWPFVQWGVPGYHVMSTSDEVGRGWGHTFADTLDKLEKRDLLEQAILLTDLTVSLARQSVSIPHKSAAEIIDMLESQDLAEGMRITGDWPYDTSNDQ from the coding sequence ATGGCAGACTGGATTGGGACACTTTTCACCAGTGACCGCGGCTGGAACCACCTCGAGACGCTCGTCGATATCGGGAACCGGATGGCTGGCTCACCCGGCGAACGGGAGGCCGCCGAGCGAACACGTGACGCCCTCGAGGCGGCCGGTGCACGGAACGCGCGCCTCGAGGAGTTTGACATTCAGGGCTGGGAACGAGGGAGTAGTGCCGTCGAAGCCGATGGACTGGAACTCGACAGTATTGCACTCCCCCGCAGTCCCGCTGACTCGGTAACTGCACCGCTGGTCGACCTCGGGTACGGTCTGCCGGAGCAGTTCGAAGGCGCCGACCTCGAGGGCGCGGTCGTCATGGTCCGAAGCGACATTCCGAGTTACTACGATCGATACGTCCACCGGCGAGAAAAGTACTACCACGCGGTGGAAAACGGGGCTGTAGGTTTCGTCTACCGCAATCACGTCGAAGGCTGTCTCCCGCCGACGGGTAGCGTCGGGACGCCGGAGAACCCGATCGGCGAGATTCCAGCCGTCGGCGTCTCGAAGGAAGTCGGGTCGGCACTTGCTCGTCGCTTCGAGGACGAACCCGTCTGTATCAGCGTGGAGGCAACTATCGAACCGGCCCAGAGCCAGAACGTTCACGCCGAACTCGGCCCAGAGACCGACGAACGCGTTCTCGTCACCAGCCACGTCGACGCACACGACATCGCCGAAGGGGCAATGGACAACGGTGCGGGCACCGCGATGGTCGTCGAACTTGCGGGCGCACTCGCCGAACGTGAAGCCGACCTCGAGACGCGAGTCGAGTTCGTCGCCTACGGCGCAGAGGAAGTCGGACTCGTGGGCTCAGACTACCACGCCGACACCGCTTCCCACGACGAAATCAAGGCCATCGTCAACAACGACGGCGTCGTCAGGGGTCGGACACTCGAGATGACGACCCACGGCTTCGACGCCCTCGAAGAAGCCGCCGAGGACACTGCCGACCGGTTCGGCCACCCGATCGAAACCATCCCCCGACTCGGCCCCCACAGCGACCACTGGCCGTTCGTCCAGTGGGGTGTCCCTGGCTACCACGTGATGAGTACGTCCGACGAAGTCGGCCGCGGCTGGGGTCACACGTTCGCCGACACGCTCGACAAACTCGAGAAACGCGACCTGCTCGAGCAGGCTATCTTGCTGACCGACCTGACGGTTTCTCTCGCCCGTCAGTCGGTTTCCATCCCACACAAATCGGCAGCCGAGATCATCGACATGCTCGAGTCCCAGGATCTCGCCGAAGGAATGCGAATTACCGGCGACTGGCCGTACGATACATCGAACGACCAGTGA
- a CDS encoding NAD(+)/NADH kinase, which produces MESTGWELPESPVIGIVHEASETGLHPPTAKSPATQWTEFPASEELSASEELPASDLEAHPELSRLVTAFESSTDSVRFVADTPERVLARNPDLVAAFGNRAVTALARATDSPPAILPIATTPGLAPSSTDDLEASVEALSASQCRLVGQPVMAVSSASSTARAVFDVTLVADEPAHISEYSVHVGDRSVGQFRADGVVAATPAGSHGYAAAASGPTLVRGTDALAVVPIAPFAVRTRHWVVPNDALTLTVERDDDVVLCVDERPLETIGPDSPVSIRLDPDCGLRTLETPENTG; this is translated from the coding sequence ATGGAAAGCACCGGGTGGGAACTACCGGAGTCACCGGTAATCGGTATCGTTCACGAAGCCAGCGAGACGGGGTTACACCCCCCTACAGCGAAATCGCCTGCCACCCAGTGGACCGAGTTCCCAGCGTCCGAGGAGTTGTCAGCGTCGGAAGAGTTGCCAGCGTCCGATCTCGAGGCACACCCGGAACTTTCGCGACTAGTTACCGCATTCGAATCGTCCACCGATTCCGTGCGATTTGTCGCCGATACGCCCGAACGCGTCCTTGCTCGGAACCCAGACCTCGTCGCTGCGTTCGGTAACCGCGCTGTGACTGCTCTCGCTCGAGCGACCGACTCACCACCGGCCATCCTCCCCATCGCAACCACGCCCGGTCTCGCACCGAGTTCGACCGATGACCTGGAGGCCTCGGTCGAGGCGTTGTCTGCCAGCCAGTGTCGGCTCGTGGGACAGCCGGTGATGGCCGTCTCCTCAGCATCGTCGACCGCTCGAGCGGTCTTCGACGTCACGCTCGTCGCTGACGAGCCGGCACACATTTCGGAGTACAGCGTTCACGTCGGTGACCGCTCAGTTGGCCAGTTCCGGGCCGATGGCGTCGTCGCCGCGACACCCGCAGGCAGTCACGGGTATGCAGCCGCCGCATCCGGTCCGACGCTCGTCCGTGGGACGGATGCCCTGGCAGTCGTTCCAATCGCTCCCTTTGCCGTTCGAACCCGACACTGGGTAGTCCCGAACGACGCGCTCACCCTGACCGTCGAGCGGGACGATGACGTGGTCCTCTGTGTGGATGAACGACCACTCGAGACGATCGGACCTGATTCACCGGTTTCCATCCGTCTCGATCCCGACTGTGGTCTGCGAACCCTCGAAACCCCTGAAAACACCGGATAG
- a CDS encoding DUF7313 family protein, with the protein MLSPALLGPIDVLGETVVAGVTIIEFVLLALVVVNLIVRAVAHRSYVAAAKDGAETLSRNVALDVTNVLIVLGGFYYITVHVHGGVVFTTLALGLLLTDFFEFESRMVELRQEMPLERPKAALVASTFVFLYIAYQSLFFLIQPLWDSVV; encoded by the coding sequence ATGCTTTCACCAGCGCTGCTCGGACCGATCGACGTCCTCGGCGAAACCGTCGTCGCAGGCGTCACGATCATCGAGTTCGTTTTGCTCGCACTCGTCGTGGTCAACCTGATCGTGCGCGCCGTCGCACACCGCTCGTACGTCGCCGCCGCCAAAGACGGAGCCGAAACCCTCTCGCGAAACGTTGCTCTCGACGTCACGAACGTCTTGATCGTCCTCGGTGGCTTCTACTACATCACCGTCCACGTTCACGGTGGCGTCGTCTTCACTACGCTCGCGCTCGGACTGCTGTTGACCGACTTCTTCGAGTTCGAGTCCCGAATGGTCGAACTCCGCCAGGAGATGCCACTCGAGCGGCCGAAAGCCGCACTCGTCGCCTCGACGTTCGTCTTCCTCTACATCGCCTACCAGTCGCTGTTCTTCCTGATCCAGCCGCTCTGGGACTCCGTCGTCTGA
- a CDS encoding DUF7314 family protein: MADEFMKGFAIFTAGLLVWMTFAGWYNTESFYSTQLVAPNPEDPGTYTAMALVVKDAALYFALLGALTFWVLIPAGRRTRSYYASR; encoded by the coding sequence ATGGCTGACGAATTCATGAAGGGGTTCGCCATCTTCACCGCAGGGCTGTTGGTGTGGATGACGTTTGCGGGTTGGTACAACACGGAGTCGTTTTACAGCACCCAGCTCGTCGCACCGAATCCCGAAGATCCGGGAACGTATACGGCTATGGCACTGGTCGTCAAAGACGCGGCACTGTACTTCGCACTGCTTGGTGCGCTGACGTTCTGGGTCCTCATCCCGGCGGGACGTCGGACGCGTAGCTACTACGCGAGCCGATAG
- a CDS encoding DUF7315 family membrane protein — MSDSETTESDGPRVTASGKREIIVPMRLYKTITVFSTLLAVVGVLGGFILLDVATDRTQAAASDVSIGLALLGVVLIAGGAATYAFSTRFQSEGMGNAKDDADKGSDNG, encoded by the coding sequence ATGAGCGACTCAGAGACGACAGAGAGTGATGGGCCTCGAGTGACTGCCTCGGGGAAGCGAGAGATAATTGTCCCGATGCGGCTGTACAAGACGATAACAGTGTTTTCGACGTTACTCGCAGTCGTCGGCGTGCTCGGCGGGTTTATTCTGCTCGACGTGGCGACCGACAGAACGCAAGCAGCGGCGTCGGACGTCAGCATTGGACTGGCGCTACTGGGTGTCGTCCTGATTGCAGGCGGGGCCGCAACGTACGCCTTCTCGACACGGTTTCAAAGCGAAGGAATGGGAAACGCTAAAGACGACGCCGACAAAGGTTCAGATAATGGCTGA